From the Gossypium hirsutum isolate 1008001.06 chromosome A02, Gossypium_hirsutum_v2.1, whole genome shotgun sequence genome, the window ATTGGCAAAAGTATCATGGTGGCCCTTgtattaggagttagattgcattttacccctttcactcaaaaaatgagcaaattaatccctgtatgttaattttcatccatttctactgttaaagcTGACATATTTGTCGGAATAACCAGATAATTACACATGGCagaaatgaattaaattttaacaGAAGGACCAGTTTGCTTGTTGATCTAACAGGGATTAGTTTACTATTTTTTGAATAGAAGAGGcaaaaatgcaatccaactcctaGTATGAGggccttcatggtacttttaccattcCTTTTTGGATGTGAATAATCGCATAGTAGAAATCTTTATCATGGATGAGAATCCAAAGGGtaaaaatatcatatccattCCAACTTTTAAGGTGGATTTGATTATAAAGCTAGTAAAATTCTATTTAGTAACAACTGAAAGTGTAAATTCTTTATTTCATGCTGTTTGCTGTTGTATGAAACTGTGTGTGGAATTTAGTTCATATCAGCCTCGGGGTTCTTACCATTTACGTTGGCAGAGTGTAAGAGAACTGAGCAAGGGTCTGAAAGGCAGATCCAAGATAACTTCAAGAGGTCAATGATGTGCAGAAAGTTGCCGGACCTGAGAATTTTAAATGTCTTCCCAACTTTTTATACTGTCATTTTGCTGGTGAGCTGCCCAAGTTTATCAGAGGTAATGATCGGCAAAACCGTATAGTTTTACTTTCACATTTATTCTCACAGTGACAAGCTTTGTATTTATGTAAGTTAGGTTCACGATtccattttaaagttttttttgctGTCAATGTCTTGTCCTATGGATAGGGTGGTAAAGTTAAAAAACCAACCTTACCTTAGCCAGAagattttgatttacttatgtTCAAGTGAACAAAAAAGTTTTTAACCCATTCTTGCTAAATATGGGGAATGGGACAACGAGATTTGAAAGGGTACTTAAATTCATATATCAGCACAGTTTTGAGTATGTAGTAGTGgatactctttttttttatatatttttgagaaaaaatgccttatcataaaattattgaatttatgcttttattagtaatttgtttatttacttggtCTATGTTTTTTACTTTATGAGTAATCATAGTTCTTGAGTTGGTTTCACTTGAGTTGGAACATTTAACTGTAATTCTTGGATTGAATTGAAGTTTTAATGTTTCTAAGATCTCAGTTTCGGAGACTGATTAAGCCGGGAATCGGTATGGACTAGTTAActggaaaaaaaaattggttgatTGGTTCAACCACTAGTTTAGTTTTGAAGATGTTAGTCACTATGATTTGGGGTCAGTCCATGATAGAGTGCACCTCGTGCGGTCGAGTCCTTGAAGAATGGGAAGTCCAAAATTTGATCCAATCGATTCAAGTTCAAATttgatctaattcaatttcatttaaaaGGTTAACAAATcgaaattaaattaatctaaacttGAATTGATTTGGACGTAAAGTGATTTGAACTCGATTTCATTTAAAAGGTTAACAAATcgaaattaaattaatctaaacttGAATTGATTTGCACGTAAAGTGATTTGAACTCGAAATGATAAAATCTTATAACAATTGGACTTGAAACTCGAGCCTCAATGGCTTAAAAAATGAAATGCTTGAATTAGTTCATATAGATCAGTATATGAAAATTGCAGTTTTTAAGTTATTCTTTTGGTAAATGATAATTGATTTAGTTGTTTATAAAATTCTTTATATTAAGAttcagattttattttattcttttacttaaaaaatggataaaaaagaTAAGTTTTTTATTGaacatttcattcatttttattattaaaatttagattttatacaTCAGTATAAAGTACATGTGATACGTTATATGTTACtgtctaattattttattaaccacactaattttaacaataaaattggatgatatttttaatagaaaaaatactaatttactctttaatataatatatataacaattaatttacCCTTactcttttaattcttttaaattatctATTCTTCTAATACATTTATCAAAATTAGAATTTCATaagcatattttaatttttttaaccatCAGCATTTAATACAAAatccatattttaaaattttaaataataatttaatacaatttagccttaaaatttggtttaatttcgCTCAAAACAAAATTATTCCCATTGCTAATAAAAATTCGTTTCCGTTTCATGCATCGTAATGCTTAGCTAATTATCCAGCTGTCTATGGATAAACCCGAATGGCATTTccgtaaatttaaaaaaactttatagGCAATCTTCTAATCTCCGCCCTTGCTCTTTCTTTCTGATCTACCTACATTCCTTTCCCTTAAACAAACACATCTACCTTCAATCTCTACCGTTCATTTCATCCACGTCACCGATCCGTGTTTTCCTTAATCCAACGGTTCACATTTTCCCATTAATCCCCACAAAACCACCTCCTTTTCTCTCTTAACAAAAAACCGCACCCCTTAACCCTAGCCACGAACCACGAACTTTTGGAACAAAGGAACAAAAggaaattgattttcttttttaaattttaatttttcaagtgTTTAGAACTTGAATCAGAAGAATCTTTAGCAGTGCTTTTAGCTGTTGAAATAGattaaaaatcgaaaaaaaatattttgatcttTAGAAATTTAGGGTTTGGATTCGtttatgttttattgtttttTGCCCCAAAATTTCATAGCTACGAATGAACTTTTGATTTTTCTGCTTACTGTGTTTTTTTAGTACAAATGACGCTTTTTAATCTCTTCCTTTTAGAACCGTCCCTTTGAATCTGTGTATTCTTTAGAAAAATATAGGTAAAAGGAGCtttgaatttaatatttgttTATAGAAATAGGTATATGAGATAAAAAACGGTGTCGTATTTGATGGACGAGATCTGGGAGAGAGCCGTGGAGACAGCGTTAGACGGCCAAACTGACCACGCGGCGGCTCGAACCTTGACACTTGACGGTGCGGTGAAGTGCGTTCAAGGTCGCTTACCGCCGCCGAGCATCTTGGAACGATTTGAGAATCTTCAACACCTTTCAATTGCTAACATAGGTGTTTCGTCTCTAGAGCAGTTTCCTCGTCTTCGGAATCTTCAGAAACTTATCCTTTCCGACAATAGGATCGCAGGTGGTCTTGAGTTTTTGGTGGAAGCTGGCCTGGAATCGCTTCGAGACCTGGATTTGTCGAACAATCGGATTCAATATATTGAGGATCTTGCTCCGCTTGCGCAGCTTAagcttgtttctcttgatctttATGAGTCTCCGGTTACAAGAGTTAAGGATTATCGGTCTAGGGTTTTTGCGTTGATTAAATCGCTGAAATATTTGGATAAAATGGATGCTGAGGAGAATGAAAGGCCGGAGTCTGATGAAGAGGAGGAAGATGAAGAGGATGATGATGAATATGATCCAGGTAGTGGTGAAATTGACGGTGAGGATCGGCCATATAGAATGGAAAACGGACATAGTGAAGGCGGGGAAGGGATTGTTGATGAGGATGAGTACGAAGAGAGTGATGCTGATGAAGAAGAGGCAGAAACAGGTAGAAGAGTAAATGGACAAAGCTACGAGGCTAATGGTTTTAGGATTGAGGAAGTAGGGAGAGATGATGATGACGATGAAGAAGAAGACGAGGATGATGAGGGGGAGGATAATTATTCTGGTGctgaaattgatgatgatgatgaggatgAAGAAGATGTTGTAGAAGTTAATGAAATTGGGGATAGTGATGATGAGGAAGATGGGGTAGAGGATGACGACGACGATGAGGAGGATGATGAGGAAGAAGAGGTAGATAATGATGAAGGGGATTTGGCTGAGCCAGAGAGTACGGGGCGGTTGACGAGTACAGAAGGGGAGATTGATGGCCATGAACATGGAGAAGATGATGGGGATGATGAGGATGATAATGGTGAGACTGGAGAGGAAGTTCATGGTGTTGAAGATGATGTGGAATTTGATGATGATGAAGACGGTGAAGAGGAGGTGAATTCCTTATTGCTTGCTATGATTTTTTAACCTAATTGATTTGTTTTAGTTTCTACTTTCTGCCAACTATGATTTGTTTGATTGGAATGGTATAGATAGGTCAGTAAACATGGATGCATTCATATAGGCCTTACGTCACAGTTAAGCATTTCATAAATGAGACTAGCTTTGTTGTTAGAAATCTGTTGAAAGTACCATTGAGGCCCCTGTACCTAGTACAGATTGTATATTGCTCCTTTTACTtgaaaaatgggcaaattagttgCCCTCTAATATCAAAGAGTAAACTGTTCTTACAAACATGCTGTTTTTATAGTTCTGTACATGCCTTTGGTGATTTTAGTACATACATTACTTCGAAACATACttgttttggatttttaatttaacCCCAAGATGTATGAAATGCTTTTCTTGAAATCTGTCAAAGTCAAAGTGTATCGAACTGTTGATATTTGTTGTTGTATGTTCTCCTTGCCAATGAAGGTGAATTGGGTTTTTGTCTTTGATTTTTGCTTTAATCTGATTTTGAGCAAGTTCTTTGTCGTGAAAATACACTTGTTAACTAGTTCTATGTTGCTTCTCTGTGGCCTGGTTTAAGCCTTATTgtccaaaatatttttctttgagGGGACTCAATGTTCTCTTTTATGTTCTTCTGGTTCTCTGACAATATTAGTTATTCCACTAAGGAGTTCATTTACAAAATCAATTGCAACTTGATTGTTGGACATTATGTTCCAATGATTGCAGTTAAAATAGTTTTGCTGCATATTATATAAACCCATTCTTTATCCATCGGAAAAAACGATTGCATGCGAGTATTGTGGTTGTGTTTTTACTCTGTTCATCCTTGTTTTATACATGATTGAGAATTATCTTTAAACTTGTTTTATCAACCGGTAATGGTAGGATGAAGACTACGGTGAAGGTTACCTAGTTCAACCTGTTGACCCGAGGAACAATGAAGAAAACAATGcagaagaggaagaggaagaggaagaagaagttGAAGACGACCATGAACTTCAAGTGCTGCCATCATCTTCGCAACataagagaaagagaaacaaCAATCAGGAGGACTATAGCAATGATGGTGAAGAAGATAACGATGACGAAGATGATGATGTTATCGAGTTTGCAAAGGCATCAAAGAAGCATCGTTAGTTTGTTCCAATCCAGGGTTAGATTCTTTTTTCCCATATTAAtgcttttaaaaaaagaaaaaaatcggAAAAACATCAATCGACTCGATGATAGATTTTAGATTGGTTGATAGAGTGAAAAAATGGTGTATGTTGGTACATGTTTTAGTTCAAAAAGTCGTTAgggcttttcttttttttcctctcttATATATAGACGTTATTACTTTGTTAAATTCAAATGGCAGTTATGAAGGAATTTTACCGCCTATGTTTGTCACTTCTCATGACTCAGTGAGTCAATTTCTAAAGTGGAAATTGGAGGGAAATGAGTCTGTGtttatattttacataaaacccTTTGTAAGGTTCAAGGATTGTTGAAGTGAGTCACATCTTTGATTCATAGCGAGTGAAATGAGATTCCTGGACCAACTCACTCCTTTTGTTTATCACAGGTGTCAAGCTGTGATTGGTGGGATGTGTTTTTAATTTAAGAAGTGCAGCAAGTGGGCAATGTGGCAAGCTTTATATTGGTTAATATATAGTAAAAGAGGGATCAGGTTTAGGTGTATTCTCTTTTTACGTCTCATGTGGCAATGGGACCTTCGCATGATGATTGTcagatttcaatttttttttttgaatatgatCCAACGGTTTGAGATTTCATCCATTTGGTATCTGCCATTATCACAATGAAGTTTTGTCATTTTTGTATGGTCCAATATGATTAGTAGATATTGAAGAGATTGCTTGAAAATGAAATTGCAGCTTCTTAGGTTAAATTCTGTTCAAAGTCTCTGtgctctacttttcagatttaaaTATCTAAGTACAATTACTAGCAAATTTAACCGAAGGggttaacaattaaacttaaaatttgaatttaaaaaaaataaatagagggactaaaatttGAATCCCTATAAAATATAGGGACTTTTGAGCATGTTTTAACTATGGTTATCTATCCAATGTTTTAATGATTTGGGCCAGTCTGTGAATCATTAGTCAGTAAAGCCCAATACCTTCACGGTCTAATCGTAGCTAAAGTATTGCGTTTTGATGGCACAATTTCTCTTTTTGGCCCATtgcttattttaattatgtatttCAGCTGTTTCCAACCTCTCTTAAGGGTAGATTCATAAAACTAGATAAAAACtcattgaatttgaatttgaattcatTCCAACTTTAGATgaactaaatttaaaatgatttgactcgaacttgattaaaattatttgaatttataatgATTAAGGGTGATAACGGTTTGGTTTGGTTCAGTcgtacttattaaaattttttgaataattcatCATAAGTTGATTTGTCACAGTTcagtttttgaatttttctatattaaatttttgtttttagacttattttgatGAAATGAGTTTTGTTTCAtgacttttaaatattatttgataaattttcaagggttttttaataaatgtaaaaaaaatttcaagaatttttaaattattttactattttaattataatatatttatttttatattataaaaattaaaattaattatatattaaataaagataaaattcgGTTTGATTTAGAGTAAATGTAGTTTTTGAACTTATATTCTAGAAACTGTTCAAATATCTTAGTTCTGGTCGGTTTTTTACTCAACCCTAATAATGACCAAAGTCTCAAATTTGAATGACTTGAAAACAAAACAACATGATCCCAACTTGATCCGATTCCAAAATATCAGAACTTGAAATTATATAAGGATTAtcttaaactaaaaataattcaaacacaaATATATAACTTGATACTAACCTTAAATTCAAAACAATCCAATATCAAAATTATCTGAAATTGAAACTTCCCAAAAAGCAATCAAAATGGGTTGTAGCTCGCACAAAAATTAAGCTTCTATTTCCCATTAAGCTAAATAAATAGAGATGGTATCTcatattaattgaaaaataaaaaaaaaattaaaaattccaaAGATAAATGGTGAATGGCTTTAGTTCATTTGTGACCAAGGGGCAAGAGCCAAAGAGCCTCTCTAGTCTCCACCTGGTCCGTTTTACTGATATGGATAAGGTCCTAAAATACTAGCAAAATCACCACCAGCACCAACCACCTACTAAAAAAACTCCTCTCTTTCCTCTCTTCTAGCCATGGATGCCTCAAAAATGCTGCTACTAT encodes:
- the LOC121209702 gene encoding acidic leucine-rich nuclear phosphoprotein 32-related protein; the encoded protein is MDEIWERAVETALDGQTDHAAARTLTLDGAVKCVQGRLPPPSILERFENLQHLSIANIGVSSLEQFPRLRNLQKLILSDNRIAGGLEFLVEAGLESLRDLDLSNNRIQYIEDLAPLAQLKLVSLDLYESPVTRVKDYRSRVFALIKSLKYLDKMDAEENERPESDEEEEDEEDDDEYDPGSGEIDGEDRPYRMENGHSEGGEGIVDEDEYEESDADEEEAETGRRVNGQSYEANGFRIEEVGRDDDDDEEEDEDDEGEDNYSGAEIDDDDEDEEDVVEVNEIGDSDDEEDGVEDDDDDEEDDEEEEVDNDEGDLAEPESTGRLTSTEGEIDGHEHGEDDGDDEDDNGETGEEVHGVEDDVEFDDDEDGEEEDEDYGEGYLVQPVDPRNNEENNAEEEEEEEEEVEDDHELQVLPSSSQHKRKRNNNQEDYSNDGEEDNDDEDDDVIEFAKASKKHR